The window CGTCGGAGCTTCATTTAGAAGCAGGTAGGCGCATGTTTATCGCACCCACCATGGCTTATTTTGCGAATACCATTGATACCATCTCTGCGATTTACTTTATCTCCAAAGATAAATTTATTATATCGTCGCCTTCCGATTTCGCCCGTTACATTAAAGGTGACACCTTTGATTCAGTCGTCAATAGTCGCCCTTATTGGGTGAATACGATTCGTTTTGGCTTAGCTCAGGGTCAAGATCAAGTGGTGTATACCGGCCAATACGATGACTACCTAACAGGGAAGAAGGTAGTGACCTTAACCAAAGGTATCTATGTTGATGGTGAGTTTAAAGGAGTACTTGGTGTTGATGGTTACGTATCTAATCTCGTCTCGAATCCCGTTCATGGATACAAGGTGACGAGCGCAAGAGGAGTAAACAAATATGGGTTGTTGGACTTTACCTATTCACGTCCTTTGTACGTCGATGGAATTAATACTGAGTTATACCTGACTATTGAAGAAGGAAAGAGTGAGCACTTCTTACATTTGCTGGAACTGGAGCGGGTTCAATTACTGATTTTGTTAGCTTTATACTTTATCTCAGCACTATGGTTGTGGCGGTTTTATACCAAGCAAGAGCATAAGCGATTGAAGAATTTAGCGATGCTCGACCCATTGACTGGTTTATATAATCGGCGTGGTTTTGAAGTTCGGTTGCTGAACCAAAATGAGGAACCAATTATTGGTGTTGGCGTATTTGATATCGATGATTTCAAAGTGGTGAATGACCAGTATGGTCATAAGGTGGGAGATGAGGTGATTTGTCATGTTGCTCAGTTAATGCTGAACAGTGTTAGGCAGCAAGATATCGTGGCGAGATTTGGTGGTGAAGAGTTTGTTGTCGCGATTACGGGCGAATCATCCGAATTACTTTCATCGATCTTTGAACGAATTCAAAATGACATTAGTTTGCAAAGTTATCGATGTGCGACCGGTGACAAGATTAATATCTCAGTCTCCGGGGGAGCGACGCTTTACTCTCTGTACAAGTTCGACAGCATTGGACACTTGTGGGAAAACCAGAGTATTCGTTCATCAGATGAGCAGCTTTATAAGGCGAAGGCCGCAGGCAAGAATCAAGTGTCTATTCACGTACATTAACTTGTGAACTGCAGTTTAGAGCCTAGTCGTTTGCTAGGCTCTTTTTTATCTAAGGAAAAAGCCCCTTAAGATGAAACAGTAGCTAAGGATAAAATGCAGCTAAGGTCAAATGTCTTCCGACGAGGTGTTACTTCTTCACGCGGGCTTTTCTCATCCACTTCTGATGAACACCACGGCGTAAGCTTTGGAAGCTGTTTTCTACTTTGTCGACACCAAGCAAAATAAGTAACGCCATTAGCGTGATAATAACCGACTGCGAAAGGTGGCCAAGTGCGATCATCATACCTAATGCAGCGAGTACCCAGATAATCGCCGCTGACGTGACACCATGAATCTTTCCATCCAATGTCATCATTACCCCAGCACCAAGGAATCCAACCCCCGTAATTATCTGACCAAGTACACGAGCTTGATCGAGTGTGTTGGGGGATAGGCTAATCGCCATGGTGAGGAAGAAGTAAGTACCGCTAATTATAAGGATCGATGTCCGTATTCCGACGGGTTTACCGCGTGTTTGCCTTTCGATTCCGATTAAAGAACCACACAACATGCATGCTGCGAGGCCTGCCCAGCTAAAGGGGGCAAGGTTGAGAGCTTGTTCTATAAATTGTGACATATCACCCCTCCTAAGAATTTAGAATAGAGCCGAGTATGCTAATAATAGACCGGACGATCGAACAAAAAATTTTTGTCGTGAAGGTGCATTTAGCAACGTGTTGTCGTTACAGATAAGCTTAGTCGCTTTTTGAAGCTCGCTCGCTATTCAATATGCAGATCGAGTGGCGTCTTGCTACTGCGGCCGCCAATTTCGCGAGTTAGCTTTGGTACTAGGTAGCCAGAAACTTCAGAGATCAAACCTTTGAAGTGGTGTTTGGCCTCTTCATCGGAGATATAGAAATGAGCAGCGCCCTGAACTTTATCAAGTACATGCATGTAGTAAGGTAAAATACCGGCGTCGAATAGCTTTACACTTAACTTTTTCAATGAGTTAGCGCTGTTATTTACGCCTTTTAGCATCACGCCTTGGTTGAGCAGAGTCGCACCAGTTTGCTTCAGCTTATGGAAGGCTTGCTTGAGCTCTAAGTTGATTTCATTGGCATGATTAATATGGCTAACCATGACTACATTGAGACGAGTTTGAGCTAACAATTGGCAAAGTTCATCCGTTACTCGAGCGGGAATCACAACCGGTAATCGGCTATGAATTCGAACGGTTTTTACATGTGGAATTTGTTCAATAGCATTGATAAGCCACTCTAGCTCGCTGTCTTTTGCCATCAGTGGATCGCCACCCGACAAGATAACCTCGTTGATCTCTGGGTGAGCAGCCACATAGTCTAGGCTGGTTTGCCAAACAGACTTGGATCCTTTGTTATCTTGGTAAGGGAAATGACGACGGAAGCAGTAACGGCAGTTAATCGCGCAGCCACCTTTCACGATCATTAGCGCGCGGCTTTTGTATTTGTGTAGTAGTCCCGGAATCGCGTTTTCTTGTTCTTCTAAGGGGTCAGCAGAATAGCCTTGGTGCACCTCAAACTCTTCACTTAGCGGTAAAACTTGTCTTAGCAAAGGGTC is drawn from Vibrio sp. SNU_ST1 and contains these coding sequences:
- a CDS encoding sensor domain-containing diguanylate cyclase; its protein translation is MTASFLVVFSLLLVDSAEESEKQYGIENQGVTRSLAELTQIINALEYNITALYPLHGDTYVFSHEKKVEGDTCYFISEEQAAPRFDFMFSGPSEMCDLTSELHLEAGRRMFIAPTMAYFANTIDTISAIYFISKDKFIISSPSDFARYIKGDTFDSVVNSRPYWVNTIRFGLAQGQDQVVYTGQYDDYLTGKKVVTLTKGIYVDGEFKGVLGVDGYVSNLVSNPVHGYKVTSARGVNKYGLLDFTYSRPLYVDGINTELYLTIEEGKSEHFLHLLELERVQLLILLALYFISALWLWRFYTKQEHKRLKNLAMLDPLTGLYNRRGFEVRLLNQNEEPIIGVGVFDIDDFKVVNDQYGHKVGDEVICHVAQLMLNSVRQQDIVARFGGEEFVVAITGESSELLSSIFERIQNDISLQSYRCATGDKINISVSGGATLYSLYKFDSIGHLWENQSIRSSDEQLYKAKAAGKNQVSIHVH
- the epmB gene encoding EF-P beta-lysylation protein EpmB — protein: MPHIITRKVESVEQNWLKQLSNAISDPTKLLEALEIDPTPWQKGFVARELFSLRVPLSFVERMEKGNPHDPLLRQVLPLSEEFEVHQGYSADPLEEQENAIPGLLHKYKSRALMIVKGGCAINCRYCFRRHFPYQDNKGSKSVWQTSLDYVAAHPEINEVILSGGDPLMAKDSELEWLINAIEQIPHVKTVRIHSRLPVVIPARVTDELCQLLAQTRLNVVMVSHINHANEINLELKQAFHKLKQTGATLLNQGVMLKGVNNSANSLKKLSVKLFDAGILPYYMHVLDKVQGAAHFYISDEEAKHHFKGLISEVSGYLVPKLTREIGGRSSKTPLDLHIE
- a CDS encoding MgtC/SapB family protein — its product is MSQFIEQALNLAPFSWAGLAACMLCGSLIGIERQTRGKPVGIRTSILIISGTYFFLTMAISLSPNTLDQARVLGQIITGVGFLGAGVMMTLDGKIHGVTSAAIIWVLAALGMMIALGHLSQSVIITLMALLILLGVDKVENSFQSLRRGVHQKWMRKARVKK